A part of Ferrimicrobium sp. genomic DNA contains:
- a CDS encoding helix-turn-helix transcriptional regulator, whose amino-acid sequence MSHVPQLKVTARGVAVRSYPGIGTTWYHQDEKTILVLVVVLSSDPAPGATLLAPSSATLDDVARRRELGTFLRSRRQRLTPEAVGLPNVGRRRTPGLRREEVATLAGVGVTWYTWLEQGRDIRASNSVLDAVGRTLRMDPVERRHLFFLAGSNPPPGPGDCPVITPAIRSVMHQLSPLPACVLNSHFDILAYNESYGRLVDDLDAIPVEDHNTLLLSLTHPAWRRSLVEWEDSVSRCIGQLRGAVAEHACEPSWSALVERLSASSPDFVSYWEHHEVHSVDNLIRSILNDRVGLLRLAYTSFFLTPGTGTRLVTYTPVDDDTSARLAELVPASR is encoded by the coding sequence TTGAGTCATGTTCCCCAGCTTAAGGTCACCGCGAGAGGGGTAGCAGTGCGAAGTTATCCTGGTATCGGGACCACCTGGTACCACCAAGACGAGAAGACTATTCTGGTACTAGTGGTAGTCCTTTCCTCTGACCCTGCTCCTGGCGCAACGCTGCTCGCGCCATCGTCGGCGACTCTCGATGATGTGGCTCGACGCCGTGAGCTCGGTACCTTCTTGCGTTCTCGTCGCCAGCGACTCACCCCGGAGGCCGTCGGCCTCCCCAACGTTGGCCGTCGCCGCACCCCGGGACTGCGCCGCGAGGAGGTAGCCACATTGGCGGGTGTCGGCGTCACCTGGTACACGTGGCTGGAGCAGGGTCGTGACATCCGAGCCTCCAACTCTGTCCTCGACGCCGTCGGGCGCACCCTGCGCATGGATCCCGTCGAGCGGCGACACCTCTTCTTTCTGGCTGGCTCGAACCCGCCACCCGGGCCAGGCGACTGCCCGGTGATCACCCCGGCGATTCGCTCCGTCATGCACCAGTTGTCCCCGCTGCCAGCGTGCGTGCTCAACAGCCACTTCGACATCCTTGCATACAATGAGTCCTACGGTCGGCTGGTCGACGACCTCGACGCCATACCGGTTGAGGACCATAACACACTCCTGCTCTCGCTCACCCACCCCGCATGGCGCCGTTCGTTGGTGGAATGGGAGGACAGTGTCAGTCGCTGCATCGGTCAATTGCGAGGTGCCGTGGCCGAACACGCTTGCGAACCGTCCTGGTCCGCTCTCGTGGAGCGTCTCTCTGCGTCGTCGCCAGACTTCGTTTCTTACTGGGAACACCATGAGGTGCATTCTGTCGACAATCTGATCAGGTCGATCCTCAACGACCGAGTGGGCCTCTTGCGCCTGGCCTACACCAGTTTCTTCCTCACGCCCGGGACCGGAACCCGGCTCGTCACCTACACCCCGGTCGACGACGACACTTCGGCCCGCCTGGCCGAGCTCGTTCCTGCCTCACGATGA